One Nicotiana sylvestris chromosome 12, ASM39365v2, whole genome shotgun sequence genomic window carries:
- the LOC138882935 gene encoding uncharacterized protein, with translation MTNLQNNPGTPLPPTPSNSSTPPPSSTSPKPRLRRVKMLARKTVVSGVLRKKLNQKLKASHAQNSDSSSDSESYQSATKREGLGSSDSEKTQESHSKVISYVCENLETRFVLVGSVKDVELPGSRRSGGKKNTKKEKEIKGACGEERGNGKRVMSAICGVAQERVEESGKKSGGSGFGEAAEGLVNLSTQRDEPGSSTEDTLTDLLKKEALDESKKKRLAKGKGKVTESSEEVDVEEMEQVHQEEVQPMEVQTPKPKKPKTSSKKSSSMSEASEPSLAKRTRSAVKGKQVKFLKMRNGVEKK, from the exons ATGACCAACCTACAAAACAATCCTGGAACTCCTCTACCACCCACTCCCTCAAATTCATCCACACCTCCTCCATCTAGTACATCTCCAAAACCCAGACTGAGAAGggtgaaaatgcttgctcgaaagaCAGTAGTGTCTGGGGTTCTGAGGAAGAAATTAAATCAGAAGTTGAAGGCAAGCCATGCCCAAAACTCCGACTCCAGCTCTGATTCTGAATCATATCAATCTGCTACTAAAAGGGAAGGACttgggtcttctgactctgaaaaGACTCAAGAATCTCATTCTAAGGTAATTTCTTATGTGTGTGAAAAtctagaaactaggtttgttctggttgggtCTGTTAAGGATGTAGAATTGCCAGGGTCacgaaggagtggaggtaaaaagaatactaaaaaagaaaaagagataaagggtgcatgtggtgaagagaggggaaatgggaaaAGAGTGATGTCTGCTATCTGTGGGGTTGCACAAGAAAGGGTAGAAGAGAGTGGcaagaagtcagggggaagtggttttGGGGAAGCTGCTGAGGGGTTGGTTAATCTGAGCACACAgagagatgaacctggttcatctactgAAGATACCCTAACAGACCTgctgaaaaag GAAGCACTAGATGAGAGTAAGAAGAAAAGGCTGGCTAAAGGAAAGGGGAAGGTTACAGAGTCCTCAGAGGAAGTGGATGTTGAAGAAATGGAACAGGTCCATCAAGAGGAAGTTCAACCaatggaggttcagacccccaagcctaaaaagcccaagacttcttccaagaagtcttcctctatGTCTGAGGCTTCTGAACCTtcactagccaagaggacaaggtctgctgtaaaaggaaaacaagtaaaatttctgaagatgaggaatggagtggagaagaagtaG